The proteins below come from a single Runella rosea genomic window:
- a CDS encoding YopX family protein yields MDWLPNKRNVFKVWDGKRMHLSPVKLTLDGLPVQLHIDEGLKLILPDGSAFQSNSKSKRFIELQYIGFSDKNGENLFEADIVNFNGQPCVILWNQFSKAYHFYTVKDNKLHLEGPVRSLHEKEIEILGNILENPEFIKPFRVQINNSFNNPRRMAG; encoded by the coding sequence ATGGATTGGCTACCTAACAAACGAAATGTATTTAAGGTATGGGATGGAAAAAGAATGCATCTGTCGCCCGTTAAGCTTACACTTGATGGATTGCCTGTGCAACTTCATATTGACGAAGGCTTGAAACTTATCTTACCAGACGGCTCCGCCTTTCAGTCCAATTCGAAATCAAAACGGTTTATCGAATTACAGTATATTGGCTTTAGTGACAAAAACGGTGAAAATCTTTTCGAAGCAGATATTGTCAACTTTAACGGGCAACCTTGCGTCATTCTTTGGAATCAGTTTTCTAAAGCCTATCATTTTTATACCGTCAAAGACAATAAACTTCATTTAGAAGGCCCGGTTAGAAGTTTGCATGAAAAAGAAATTGAGATACTAGGTAATATTTTAGAGAATCCTGAATTCATAAAACCATTTCGGGTACAAATAAACAATTCCTTCAATAATCCTCGACGCATGGCGGGATAG